A window of Papilio machaon chromosome 1, ilPapMach1.1, whole genome shotgun sequence contains these coding sequences:
- the LOC106712822 gene encoding uncharacterized protein LOC106712822: protein MNLFTQSRITVDAALQAIEIVEPAPENCPEVALPPEGNVKIRNYRMLNENLCAYSPTGDINTSPDKGKLVSKYDVYSTLSPPRQKILELLRPEDPGRDALEAIVMPAPRRGLARPFDEDTRRFLQRALLSPSPQISNTDTPEPRLSETTDRDQKSNEHQSIKSERSLADELKEAEEEEKAGGIRRDLLREFRKREGGTKEAMERERMAKLALSVEEDEEEECGLSGAARRLDALLAESRSLHEELAGIHEDMQAESARARRCAAAARLLAAESRALRYLDDVVALLNGNVAAARRAQAWPFALGRREPARNYIV, encoded by the exons ATGAATCTTTTCACGCAGTCCCGCATCACCGTCGACGCTGCGCTGCAGGCCATCGAGATCGTTGAACCGGCGCCGGAGAACTGCCCCGAAGTCGCCCTGCCTCCCGAGGGAAACGTCAAGATTCGCAACTACCGAATGTTGAACGAAAACCTTTGCGCATATTCCCCCACCGGTGATATCAACACTTCTCCCGACAAAGGGAAACTGGTGTCCAAATATGATGTTTACTCCACCCTGTCTCCACCACGACAAAAAATCTTGGAGCTTTTAAGGCCGGAGGACCCGGGCAGAGACGCGTTGGAGGCGATAGTGATGCCCGCGCCGCGACGTGGCCTCGCACGGCCCTTCGACGAGGACACCAGACGGTTCCTGCAGAGAGCGCTGCTGTCCCCGAGCCCGCAGATATCGAACACGGACACACCTGAACCTCGTCTCTCCGAAACTACAGATCGGGACCAGAAGTCGAACGAGCATCAATCGATAAAATCCGAAAGATCTCTGGCCGACGAGTTAAAAGAGGCAGAAGAGGAGGAAAAGGCGGGGGGCATCAGACGCGATCTCCTTCGGGAGTTCAGGAAACGAGAGGGAGGTACGAAGGAAGCTATGGAGAGGGAGAGGATGGCGAAGTTAGCCCTGTCGGTGGAAGAGGACGAGGAGGAGGAGTGCGGGCTGTCCGGCGCAGCGCGACGGCTGGACGCGTTGCTCGCGGAGTCGCGCAGCCTTCACGAGGAGTTGGCGGGTATCCACGAGGACATGCAG GCGGAGAGTGCGCGGGCGCGGAGGTGTGCAGCGGCGGCACGACTACTGGCGGCGGAGTCGCGAGCGCTGCGCTACCTGGACGACGTGGTGGCACTGCTCAACGGCAACGTGgccgccgcccgccgtgcCCAAGCCTGGCCCTTTGCCCTCGGCCGGCGGGAGCCCGCCAGAAATTACATAGTCTGA